One region of Pseudomonas sp. B21-040 genomic DNA includes:
- the cobD gene encoding threonine-phosphate decarboxylase CobD encodes MLEHGGRLRKAALEYGIAETDWLDLSTGLAPWPFPIPDIEPRAWARLPENDDGLEQAACDYYSAAHALPVAGSQMAIQLLPRLRRAGKVGVLSPCYAEHAEAWRRCGYIVREVLEQEVDFFLDSLDVLVVVNPNNPTGLSLTPGRLLDWHTRLASRGGWLVVDEAFMDNTPQLSLAPFTHQVGLIVLRSFGKFFGLAGVRLGFVLAERKLLKLLAEQVGPWAVSGPTRVIGRACLLDTEGHARQRHRSEEASERLARLLEQQGFKSQGGCALFQWLITEQAEQLHEFMARQGILLRLFAHNSSLRFGLPADEADWARLKQAFEAYAKETK; translated from the coding sequence ATGCTTGAGCACGGCGGCCGGTTGCGCAAGGCGGCGCTCGAATACGGCATCGCGGAAACCGATTGGCTCGACCTGTCCACCGGTCTGGCGCCGTGGCCTTTTCCGATCCCGGATATCGAGCCGCGCGCCTGGGCCCGTTTACCGGAAAACGATGACGGCCTGGAGCAGGCGGCCTGCGACTATTACAGTGCAGCGCACGCGCTGCCGGTGGCTGGTTCGCAAATGGCTATCCAACTGCTGCCGCGTTTGCGCCGTGCCGGTAAGGTCGGGGTGCTGTCGCCGTGTTACGCCGAGCACGCCGAAGCCTGGCGGCGCTGCGGCTATATCGTGCGCGAAGTGCTGGAGCAGGAAGTCGACTTCTTTCTCGACAGCCTTGACGTGCTGGTAGTGGTCAACCCCAACAACCCGACTGGCCTGAGCCTGACGCCAGGCCGTCTGCTCGACTGGCACACTCGACTGGCGTCGCGCGGTGGTTGGCTGGTGGTGGACGAAGCGTTCATGGACAACACGCCGCAGCTGAGCCTGGCACCGTTTACTCATCAGGTTGGCTTGATCGTGTTGCGTTCATTCGGCAAGTTTTTTGGTCTGGCCGGTGTGCGGCTGGGGTTTGTGCTGGCAGAACGCAAGTTGCTCAAATTGCTCGCCGAGCAAGTCGGGCCCTGGGCCGTCAGTGGACCAACCCGGGTGATTGGCCGAGCGTGTTTGCTGGACACCGAAGGGCACGCCCGCCAGCGCCATCGCAGCGAGGAGGCCAGCGAGCGTCTGGCGCGGCTGCTTGAACAGCAGGGCTTTAAATCTCAGGGGGGATGCGCTTTGTTTCAGTGGTTGATCACCGAACAGGCTGAGCAACTGCATGAGTTCATGGCGCGGCAGGGCATTTTGCTGCGGTTGTTTGCTCACAACAGCAGCCTGCGTTTTGGCTTGCCCGCCGACGAAGCGGACTGGGCGCGCCTCAAGCAAGCCTTCGAAGCCTACGCCAAGGAAACAAAATGA